The Afipia sp. P52-10 sequence GCCGGAGCCGGCGATGACGAAGGCCTTGTCGGGCAGCAGCGTTGCGGTCTCAAGAAAGAAGGTATCGACCCGTGCCTCGCGATCCGGCATGCGGTTGCCGAGGAACCCGAGATCCGCAGCGAACGTCTGCGATGGCTGCACGGGAAAGTGCGTGTGCGGATCGAGAGCGTTGTAGATCGGAATGCAATCGCGTGCGCCGACGGCGCGATAGCCGTCGATCACGGGCCTGCCGCCGCCGTAAGTAAGAACGAGATCATAGCGCGGAATGACCCGATGCAGGTGATGCTGCGGAGTTGCCGCCATCTCCTCCAGGGTGGCCGGCGCATCGACATCCCAGTAGATGCGCAGTGCCGGTGAGCGGATATCGCTCAGGGCTTCGTCGAGCTCGGCATCGAAGACGCCGATGTTGCTCGCCTTGACGAGGACGTCGGCCTGTCGCGCGGCGTCCTCCAGCGCTCGCTTCCATCCATCGGCCGTGCCGGGATAGACGACGACGCGTGCCCAGTCCGGATCGGCCATGTCACGATGCGCCTGGCGCTCGAAGGCGTCGGGTTCGTAGAAAGTGATCTCGTGTCCAAGCTCGGCCAGAGCTTTCAGCAAACCGCGATAGTAGGTCGCGGCGCCATTCCAGTACGATGACACGAGACTCGAACCGAAGAAGCACAGTTTCATGGTGCGACAGCTCCCGATAGCGCCGGTTCTGCGGATTGCGAGCGATCACCGCGAATGGCGCGGATCATCGACATGAGCTCGTTGACCCGATGCCTGCACGTGTGGCGTGCGTGAATGGCGGCGAGGCCGGTCTGCCTCAGCGATGCGGCGAGGTCCCTGTCAGCCAGCACGGCCGACATCGCTTCGCGCATTGCATGGCGATCGCTGACGCGCAGGTACGCGCCGTCCGGAAACATCTGCTCGTCGTCGCGCCAGGGCGCGGAGATCAATGGAATCCCGCACGCCAACGCCTCGAACATCCGGATGGTCGGAATTCCCGGCAGCGCATTGGCGTAAGGCCCGCGCGGAATGTGGACCGTCATTCGTGCCGCCGCGAACGCGTCGGCGACGGCGTGGTTCGGAAGCCAGCCACGATAGAGGAGGCCGCACCTGCGCAGCGCCGCGATCGCATGCTCGGGATAGCGGACGCCGAACACGGATCCGGAGAGACGGAGCGTTGCCGCCGGAGCGATCAGGTACTCGGCGATTTCTGCGCTGCGTTCGTCGTCGCCCCAGTTTCCGATCCAGACGACGTCGTCGGTTGGGGATGCTTGCTCCGCCGGCGCGAACAGCGCGGTGTCGGCGGCCTCGTGCCAGGTAAAGGCGCGCCGTGCCCAGCCCTGTTTCAGGTAGATGTCGCGCAGAATTTCGCCGAAGGCGAGAACCGCATCGAACCCGTCCAGATGAGGACTGAGCTGGTCGGGTGCGGTGACTGCGCGATGGTGTGTGTCGTGAAAGAGCAGCGTAAAGGCGCCGCCTGCCGCGCGGCGACGGGCGATCGCAGTGACAAGAGACGGCGCATTCCACTCGTGCACGATGACGACGTCGGCGCCAGCCAACGCATGGTCCAGCATCGAGTCCAGCGGTTCATCATATTGCCGGACCTCCACGCCCGACACCACGCGACGCGCAGCGGCGAGCGTGTCGGTGCCGCCGTCGAGAATGGCGTTGCGGCGGCTCCAGCCGTCGCCAGGCTCATAGACGACGACGCTGTGTCCCAGTGCCGCGAGCTCGCGCGCGACGCCGCGCAGGAAGTGCGCGTTGCCATTGTTCCAGCACGAGGTGATGGCATGATAGAAGAGGACGAACTTCATGCCGTCATCTCCCGGCTGTGAGAGGCGTCTGCGGTCGCGACGGTTTGCGTGAGCGACCGGTAGAGGTCTTGATAGGCGCGGACGGTTTCTGTCAGCGCGTAGCGGCGGGACCGCTCCTGAGCCAGGTGCTGCAGGTGCGAGCGCACAGCGTCGTCGTGGCATAGCAGCGTCAGACCACGTATCAGCGCGCCCGGGCTCTCA is a genomic window containing:
- a CDS encoding glycosyltransferase translates to MKFVLFYHAITSCWNNGNAHFLRGVARELAALGHSVVVYEPGDGWSRRNAILDGGTDTLAAARRVVSGVEVRQYDEPLDSMLDHALAGADVVIVHEWNAPSLVTAIARRRAAGGAFTLLFHDTHHRAVTAPDQLSPHLDGFDAVLAFGEILRDIYLKQGWARRAFTWHEAADTALFAPAEQASPTDDVVWIGNWGDDERSAEIAEYLIAPAATLRLSGSVFGVRYPEHAIAALRRCGLLYRGWLPNHAVADAFAAARMTVHIPRGPYANALPGIPTIRMFEALACGIPLISAPWRDDEQMFPDGAYLRVSDRHAMREAMSAVLADRDLAASLRQTGLAAIHARHTCRHRVNELMSMIRAIRGDRSQSAEPALSGAVAP
- a CDS encoding glycosyltransferase; the encoded protein is MKLCFFGSSLVSSYWNGAATYYRGLLKALAELGHEITFYEPDAFERQAHRDMADPDWARVVVYPGTADGWKRALEDAARQADVLVKASNIGVFDAELDEALSDIRSPALRIYWDVDAPATLEEMAATPQHHLHRVIPRYDLVLTYGGGRPVIDGYRAVGARDCIPIYNALDPHTHFPVQPSQTFAADLGFLGNRMPDREARVDTFFLETATLLPDKAFVIAGSGWDDKAMPPNVRRIGHLGTGLHNTFFCSTLATLNINRASMARYGYSPPTRIFEAAGAGACLITDRWPGIEDFLEPDREVLVAASAAEVARHVADLTPARAEQLATRARHRILADHTYAHRARDVDRLLNGRLGKRETIGTTGKFGKIEAAE